A genomic stretch from Xiphophorus maculatus strain JP 163 A chromosome 14, X_maculatus-5.0-male, whole genome shotgun sequence includes:
- the vbp1 gene encoding prefoldin subunit 3, with translation MAATIDNSNAVQATKKKHLGIPEAVFVEDVDSFMKQPGNETADSALRRLDEQYQKYKYMELNLSQKKLRLKNQIPQITQTLEILRHMQKKKETTEPMETHFLLADNVYCKASVPPTDKVCLWLGANVMLEYNIDEAQALLEKNLSTASRNLETLEEDLDYLRDQGTTTEVNMARVYNWDVKRRSKENLLKSAAKS, from the exons ATGGCGGCGACCATAGACAACAGCAATGCCGTACAGGCGACAAAGAAAAAGCACCTCGGGATCCCCGAAGCGGTGTTTGTG GAGGACGTCGACTCGTTCATGAAGCAGCCCGGCAACGAGACGGCAGACTCGGCGCTCAGGAGGCTGGACGAACAGTACcagaaatacaaatacatggAACTCAACCTGTCTCAGAAGAAACTCCg GTTGAAAAACCAGATCCCACAGATCACCCAGACGCTAGAAATCCTCCGACACATGCAGAAGAAAAAG GAAACCACGGAGCCCATGGAAACGCACTTCCTGCTGGCCGACAACGTTTACTGCAAGGCCTCCGTGCCGCCCACTGACAAAGTTTGCCTATGGTTAGGG GCCAACGTCATGTTAGAATACAACATCGACGAAGCCCAGGCTCTCCTAGAGAAGAACCTGTCCACGGCGTCTCGCAACCTGGAGACGCTCGAGGAAGACCTGGACTACCTGAGAGACCAGGGCACCACCACCGAAGTCA ACATGGCGCGAGTCTACAACTGGGACGTAAAGAGGAGGAGCAAAGAAAACCTCCTGAAATCCGCAGCCAAGTCTTAA
- the LOC102227291 gene encoding GTPase IMAP family member 7-like isoform X3, which translates to MAGSSKTKIVLLGKTGSGKSSLGNTILGEDLFNEKLSDECQVESKDVKGVSVKVIDTPSFFGNNTDEEKVKTEILKCIEMAAPEIHAFLIVLSCVGQYADQEKEVINKIKECFSDEALKHAVVVFTHGDQLREGQKIEDFIRENRDLRKLVEKCGSRCHVVDNKYWKDQQDGYRSNRFQVDQLLNTIEKMKSKQHLILLQEVGKWEKQCPGGIRNCQLT; encoded by the exons ATGGCGG GATCAAGTAAAACAAAGATAGTCCTGCTGGGAAAAACTGGAAGTGGGAAGAGCAGCCTTGGAAACACCATACTGGGAGAAGATctgtttaatgaaaaattatCAGATGAATGCCAAGTTGAATCTAAAGATGTCAAAGGAGTTTCTGTCAAAGTCATCGACACTCCCAGCTTCTTTGGAAACAATACGGATGAAGAGAAAGTGAAGACTGAAATTCTGAAGTGTATCGAAATGGCCGCGCCTGAGATTCACGCGTTTCTCATTGTGCTGAGTTGTGTGGGACAATACGCAGACCAGGAGAAGGAGGtcatcaataaaataaaggaatgtTTCTCAGATGAGGCTCTGAAACACGCTGTGGTCGTGTTCACGCATGGCGATCAGCTGAGAGAAGGGCAGAAGATTGAGGATTTTATTAGAGAGAATCGTGATCTGAGAAAGCTGGTGGAGAAGTGTGGAAGCAGGTGCCACGTTGTGGATAATAAATACTGGAAAGATCAGCAGGACGGCTACAGGAGCAACAGGTTCCAGGTGGACCAGCTTCTCAACACGatagagaaaatgaaaagcaagCAGCATCTCATCTTACTTCAAGAGGTGGGAAAGTGGGAGAAGCAATGCCCTGGGGGCATTAGAAATTGCCAGTTAACTTGA
- the LOC102227291 gene encoding GTPase IMAP family member 7-like isoform X2, which translates to MAGSSKTKIVLLGKTGSGKSGLGNAILGEDLFKENMSPNSETDECQVESKDVNGAPVKVIDTPGFFGNNTDEEKVKTEILKCIEMAAPEIHAFLIVLNVGRYADQEKEVINKIKECFSDKALKHAVVVFTHGDQLREGQKIEDFIRENRDLRKLVEKCGSRCHVVDNKYWKDQQDGYRSNRFQVDQLLNTIEKMKSKQHLILLQEVGKWEKQCPGGIRNCQLT; encoded by the exons GATCAAGTAAAACAAAGATAGTCCTGCTGGGGAAAACTGGCAGTGGGAAGAGCGGCCTTGGAAACGCCATACTGGGAGAAGATCTGTTTAAGGAAAACATGTCTCCAAACTCTGAGACAGATGAATGCCAAGTTGAATCTAAAGATGTCAACGGAGCTCCTGTCAAAGTCATCGACACGCCCGGCTTCTTTGGAAACAATACGGATGAAGAGAAGGTGAAGACTGAAATTCTGAAGTGTATCGAAATGGCCGCGCCTGAGATTCACGCGTTTCTCATTGTGCTGAATGTGGGACGATACGCAGACCAGGAGAAGGAGGtcatcaataaaataaaggaatgtTTCTCAGATAAGGCTCTGAAACACGCTGTGGTCGTGTTCACGCATGGCGATCAGCTGAGAGAAGGGCAGAAGATTGAGGATTTTATTAGAGAGAATCGTGATCTGAGAAAGCTGGTGGAGAAGTGTGGAAGCAGGTGCCACGTTGTGGATAATAAATACTGGAAAGATCAGCAGGACGGCTACAGGAGCAACAGGTTCCAGGTGGAC CAGCTTCTCAACACGatagagaaaatgaaaagcaagCAGCATCTCATCTTACTTCAAGAGGTGGGAAAGTGGGAGAAGCAATGCCCTGGGGGCATTAGAAATTGCCAGTTAACTTGA
- the LOC102227291 gene encoding GTPase IMAP family member 7-like isoform X1 has protein sequence MAGSSKTKIVLLGKTGSGKSGLGNAILGEDLFKENMSPNSETDECQVESKDVNGAPVKVIDTPGFFGNNTDEEKVKTEILKCIEMAAPEIHAFLIVLNVGRYADQEKEVINKIKECFSDKALKHAVVVFTHGDQLREGQKIEDFIRENRDLRKLVEKCGSRCHVVDNKYWKDQQDGYRSNRFQVDQLLNTIEKMKSEQGGYTSNLLQEVGKVKKMIKDKLRSFAKHSLQVVRKVKEAMPWGQILKVSAGATVGMVLGALLGAFICKPLPCIGAVGGVVAGGAAGAAVAYNSETAVDAVVNITKIFFQVGREMLSISCCVNDPNSSGQKKLMLMPE, from the coding sequence GATCAAGTAAAACAAAGATAGTCCTGCTGGGGAAAACTGGCAGTGGGAAGAGCGGCCTTGGAAACGCCATACTGGGAGAAGATCTGTTTAAGGAAAACATGTCTCCAAACTCTGAGACAGATGAATGCCAAGTTGAATCTAAAGATGTCAACGGAGCTCCTGTCAAAGTCATCGACACGCCCGGCTTCTTTGGAAACAATACGGATGAAGAGAAGGTGAAGACTGAAATTCTGAAGTGTATCGAAATGGCCGCGCCTGAGATTCACGCGTTTCTCATTGTGCTGAATGTGGGACGATACGCAGACCAGGAGAAGGAGGtcatcaataaaataaaggaatgtTTCTCAGATAAGGCTCTGAAACACGCTGTGGTCGTGTTCACGCATGGCGATCAGCTGAGAGAAGGGCAGAAGATTGAGGATTTTATTAGAGAGAATCGTGATCTGAGAAAGCTGGTGGAGAAGTGTGGAAGCAGGTGCCACGTTGTGGATAATAAATACTGGAAAGATCAGCAGGACGGCTACAGGAGCAACAGGTTCCAGGTGGACCAGCTTCTCAACACGatagagaaaatgaaaagcgAGCAGGGCGGCTACACCAGCAACTTACTGCAAGAGGTGGGGAAAGTGAAAAAGATGATAAAAGACAAGCTACGCAGCTTCGCGAAACACTCACTTCAAGTCGTGAGGAAAGTGAAAGAAGCAATGCCCTGGGGGCAGATTTTGAAGGTATCAGCTGGAGCTACAGTAGGAATGGTGCTGGGAGCATTACTTGGTGCTTTTATATGCAAACCACTTCCATGTATTGGTGCAGTTGGTGGGGTAGTGGCCGGTGGCGCAGCTGGAGCAGCTGTAGCTTACAACAGTGAAACAGCAGTGGACGCTGttgtaaatataactaaaatatttttccaggtCGGAAGGGAAATGCTGAGCATATCATGCTGTGTAAACGATCCAAACAGTAGTGGACAGAAGAAGCTAATGTTGATGCCTGAATAA
- the LOC102227552 gene encoding GTPase IMAP family member 7-like, translated as MADTLRIVLLGKTGCGKSSLANTILGKDVFEVKNFTSSAVTHCQSETQRVHGRSLTVVDTPGFFHSGLSEKEQKREIERCTSACAPGPHAFLIVLKVEKFTEQERQVVRIVQECFSAEAFKYSAVVFTHGDQLVEGTKIEEFIRKNQQLKDLVEKCGGRCHVVDNKYWKNKQDEVRNNQFQVEQLLNAVGKMVTENHGGCYSTKMLQDWQKQNQQPVVHRLLQTVIKYIRPKPLLIFSVIILGIITWKRWGGHPTEIN; from the exons ATGGCTG ACACGCTGAGGATTGTCCTGCTGGGGAAAACTGGATGTGGGAAGAGCAGCCTGGCCAACACCATCTTGGGGAAGGACGTCTTCGAAGTGAAGAACTTCACCAGCTCAGCGGTCACTCACTGCCAGTCAGAGACCCAACGAGTTCACGGCAGGAGCCTCACTGTGGTCGACACGCCCGGCTTCTTTCACTCTGGACTGTCTGAGAAGGAGCAGAAGCGTGAGATAGAGAGGTGTACCTCAGCGTGCGCTCCTGGGCCCCATGCCTTTCTCATCGTGCTCAAAGTGGAGAAATTCACAGAGCAGGAGAGACAGGTCGTCAGAATCGTACAGGAATGTTTCTCTGCGGAGGCCTTTAAGTATTCCGCTGTTGTTTTCACACATGGCGACCAGTTGGTGGAAGGCACGAAGATAGAGGAGTTTATTAGAAAGAACCAGCAGCTGAAAGATCTGGTGGAGAAGTGTGGAGGGAGATGCCACGTCGTGGATAACAAatactggaaaaacaaacaggacgaggtcagaaacaaccagttcCAGGTGGAGCAGCTGCTCAACGCCGTCGGGAAAATGGTGACGGAAAACCATGGCGGCTGCTACAGCACAAAAATGCTGCAAGACTGgcagaaacagaaccagcaACCCGTAGTCCACCGTTTACTTCAGACTGTAATCAAATATATAAGACCGAAGCCTTTGTTAATTTTCAGTGTGATAATTTTAGGTATAATTACATGGAAAAGATGGGGAGGACATCCTACAGAAATCAATTAG
- the rab39b gene encoding ras-related protein Rab-39B encodes MEAIWLYQFRLIVIGDSTVGKSCLIRRFTEGRFAQVSDPTVGVDFFSRLVEIEPGKRIKLQIWDTAGQERFRSITRAYYRNSVGGLLLFDITNRRSFQNVHDWLEEARSHVQPHSIVFLLVGHKCDLEAQRQVTRQEAEKLAGAYGMRYIETSARDAINVEHAFTELTREIFALVRSGDITIQEGWEGVKSGFVPNVVHSSEEVTKSDRRCLC; translated from the exons ATGGAGGCCATCTGGCTCTACCAGTTCCGCCTCATCGTCATCGGGGACTCCACGGTGGGCAAGTCGTGTCTGATCCGGCGGTTCACGGAGGGTCGCTTCGCCCAGGTGTCCGACCCCACCGTGGGCGTGGACTTCTTCTCCCGCCTGGTGGAGATCGAGCCCGGGAAGCGGATCAAGCTGCAGATCTGGGACACCGCGGGGCAGGAGCGCTTCAG GTCCATCACCAGAGCTTATTACCGTAACTCTGTGGGCGGGCTCCTCCTCTTCGACATCACCAACCGCCGCTCCTTCCAGAACGTCCACGACTGGCTGGAGGAGGCGCGCAGCCACGTCCAGCCGCACAGCATCGTCTTCCTGCTGGTGGGCCACAAGTGCGACCTCGAGGCACAGCGCCAG GTGACCCGGCAAGAAGCGGAGAAGCTGGCCGGGGCGTACGGCATGCGCTACATCGAGACGTCGGCGCGCGACGCCATCAACGTGGAGCACGCCTTCACCGAGCTGACCAGGGAGATCTTCGCCTTGGTGCGGTCCGGCGACATCACCATCCAGGAGGGCTGGGAGGGCGTGAAGAGCGGCTTCGTGCCCAACGTGGTCCACTCGTCAGAGGAGGTGACCAAGAGCGACCGCCGCTGCCTCTGTTGA
- the LOC102227811 gene encoding E3 ubiquitin-protein ligase TRIM39-like: MLPEKQLQCSICQQVLTDPVTTPCGHNFCRVCIGQLWDSSDVCQCPACSKTFACRPEISINTAFKELADALRQMIVYSSASPVSAAKPGEVVCDVCAATSLQVRAHKSCLVCLTSYCEAHLEPHRTVATLKLHKLMEPVANLQDRMCKKHERLLEMFCRTEQMCVCQFCTETEHKDHQPVTMEDESKERKVHMQQTQADFQQMIQERQKKIEEIKTCLKLSALSAEKERKASDSLFTSLINSTKERQAEADAEIEERQRAEEKRAEELIGDLQQEIAELQRRNTELNELENTDDHLQLLQRLPSLVSPPPTNREWTETRIYPELCVGTVRRALSRLDNTVRKDLDVLKKEEMRRMQKYAVDVVLDPDTAHPNIVLSSDGKQAGRGELLHLVPDIPQRFDPVICVLSKKGFRSGRFYFQVAVGKKTFWDLGVVKESVNRKGMITSTPDNGYWTVRLRNASEYRALDSPSILLQLHKSPKTIGVFTDYEEGTVSFFDVDDRSHIYTFTGCLFSERIFPFFSPGVFDHGKNTEPLIITAVSQET; this comes from the exons ATGCTCCCAGAGAAACAGCTCCAGTGCAGCATCTGTCAGCAGGTGTTGACTGACCCAGTGACCACTCCCTGTGGGCACAACTTCTGCCGAGTCTGCATCGGGCAGCTGTGGGATAGCAGTGACGTCTGCCAGTGCCCCGCCTGCAGCAAGACGTTCGCCTGCAGGCCTGAGATAAGCATCAACACGGCCTTCAAAGAGCTGGCAGACGCTTTAAGGCAGATGATAGTCTACTCGTCAGCTTCACCCGTGTCTGCAGCCAAACCGGGCGAAGTCGTGTGTGACGTGTGCGCCGCCACCTCCCTGCAGGTGAGGGCCCACAAGTCGTGCCTGGTGTGTCTGACGTCGTACTGCGAGGCCCACCTGGAGCCGCACCGGACCGTGGCCACCCTGAAGCTGCACAAGCTGATGGAGCCGGTGGCGAACCTGCAGGACAGGATGTGCAAGAAGCACGAGCGGCTGCTGGAGATGTTCTGCAGGACGGAGCAGATGTGCGTCTGCCAGTTCTGCACCGAGACGGAGCACAAAGACCACCAGCCGGTGACAATGGAGGACGAGAGCAAGGAGAGGAAG GTCCACATGCAGCAAACGCAGGCAGATTTTCAGCAGATGATCCAGGAGCGGCAAAAGAAGATTGAGGAGATAAAAACCTGTCTGAAGCTGAGCGCA TTGAGCGCTGAGAAGGAGAGGAAGGCGAGCGACAGTCTCTTCACCTCGCTGATCAACTCGACGAAGGAGAGACAAGCCGAAGCTGATGCAGAAATTGAGGAAAGGCAGAGAGCGGAAGAGAAGAGGGCAGAGGAGCTCATCGGTGACCTTCAGCAGGAAATCGCTGAGCTGCAGAGGAGAAACACTGAGCTAAACGAGCTGGAAAACACGGATGACCACCTGCAACTCCTGCAG AGACTGCCCTCGCTTGTGTCGCCTCCACCTACCAACAGGGAGTGGACAGAAACTAGGATCTACCCTGAACTTTGCGTTGGAACAGTGAGGAGAGCGCTTTCCAGACTGGATAACACTGTGAGGAAAGACCTGGATGTCTTGAAGAAAGAag AGATGAGGAGGATGCAAAAATATGCAG TGGATGTGGTGTTGGACCCAGACACGGCCCATCCAAACATCGTCCTGTCCTCTGACGGAAAGCAGGCGGGCCGAGGCGAGCTGCTGCACCTTGTTCCCGACATTCCCCAACGCTTTGACCCGGTTATCTGCGTTCTGAGCAAGAAAGGCTTCCGGTCTGGGAGGTTCTACTTTCAG GTTGCAGTTGGAAAGAAGACCTTCTGGGACCTGGGTGTGGTCAAAGAGTCCGTCAACAGGAAAGGTATGATCACCTCCACCCCGGACAATGGCTACTGGACGGTGCGTTTAAGGAACGCCAGTGAGTACCGGGCCCTGGACTCCCCCTCCATCCTGCTTCAACTCCATAAGAGTCCCAAGACCATCGGAGTGTTCACAGATTACGAAGAAGGGACGGTTTCGTTCTTTGACGTGGATGACAGATCGCACATCTACACCTTCACCGGGTGTTTGTTCTCGGAGAGGATCTTCCCTTTCTTCAGCCCAGGAGTTTTTGACCACGGGAAAAATACAGAGCCGCTGATTATCACAGCTGTCAGTCAGGAAACTTGA